The Cryptosporangium phraense genomic interval ACCGCTTCGCGGTACCAGTGCTCGGGCATGGTCCGTCCATGCCCCGGTACGTCCGAGCCCAATCAGCGCTCGAGGATCGCCGTGACGCCTAGGCCGCCGGCGGCGCAGATGCTGATGAGCGCTCGGCCGCGGCCCCGTTCGGCCAGGAGCTTGGCCGCCGTGGCGACGATTCGGCCTCCGGTGGCCGCGAACGGGTGACCCGCGGCCAGCGACGAGCCGTTCACGTTCAGCTTCGTCCGGTCGATGGCGCCCAGCGGAGCGTCGAACTGCTTGGCGAACGTCGGGTCCTCCCAGGCCTTCAACGTCGCCAACACCTGGGACGCGAACGCCTCGTGGATCTCGTAGAAGTCGAAATCCTGCAGCGTGAGGCCGGCGCGGGCCAGCATCCGCGGGACCGCGTAGGCCGGCGCCATGAGCAGGCCCTCGTCGCCGTGGACGTAATCGACGGCGGCGGTCTCGCAGTGGGTGAACCAGGCCTGCACAGGGAGGTTCCGGGCCGCGGCCTGCGACTCCGACGCCAGCAGCACGGCCGACGCCCCGTCGGTCAGCGGCGTCGAGTTGCCCGCGGTCATCGTGTCGCCGAACACCGGCTTCAGCGTCGCGAGCTTCTCCTCGGACGAGTTCGGCCGCAGGTTCTGGTCGCGCTCGACCCCGAGATACGGCGTGATCAGGTCGTCGAAGAAGCCGCGGTCGTAGGCGGCGGCCAGGTTGCGGTGGCTGGCCGCGGCCAGCGCGTCCTGGTCGGCGCGGGCGATCTCCCAGGCCGCGGCGGTCAGAGCGGCGTGCTCCCCCATCGACAGCCCGGTGCGCGGCTCGGCGTTCCGCGGGATCTCCGGCACCAGGAACCCCGGCCGCAGCCGGGTCAGCAGCGCCAGCCGCTCGCCGAGCGACCGCGCGCGGTTGAACGCCAGCAGCGTCTGCCGGAGCCCCTCGTTCAGCACCAGCGGCGCATCGCTGGCGGTGTCGACCCCACCGGCGATCCCCCACTCGATCTGCCCGAGCGCGATCTTGTTCGCGACCAGGATCGCCGCCTCCAGACCCGTTCCACAGGCCTGCTGGAGGTCGTAGGCGGGCGTCCGCGGGTCGAGCGCGGTGCCCAGCACGGTCTCGCGGGTCAGGTTGAAGTCCCGGCTGTGCTTCACGACCGCTCCGGCGACGACCTC includes:
- a CDS encoding acetyl-CoA C-acetyltransferase, translating into MSIQRVGVIGGNRIPFARQFGPYARASNQDMLTAALSGLVSRFGLAGETLGEVVAGAVVKHSRDFNLTRETVLGTALDPRTPAYDLQQACGTGLEAAILVANKIALGQIEWGIAGGVDTASDAPLVLNEGLRQTLLAFNRARSLGERLALLTRLRPGFLVPEIPRNAEPRTGLSMGEHAALTAAAWEIARADQDALAAASHRNLAAAYDRGFFDDLITPYLGVERDQNLRPNSSEEKLATLKPVFGDTMTAGNSTPLTDGASAVLLASESQAAARNLPVQAWFTHCETAAVDYVHGDEGLLMAPAYAVPRMLARAGLTLQDFDFYEIHEAFASQVLATLKAWEDPTFAKQFDAPLGAIDRTKLNVNGSSLAAGHPFAATGGRIVATAAKLLAERGRGRALISICAAGGLGVTAILER